Genomic window (Dasypus novemcinctus isolate mDasNov1 chromosome 10, mDasNov1.1.hap2, whole genome shotgun sequence):
ttaaaatactgtgcagaaggaaagaaacacatATTGTGCAAAAACCATGTGCCAtacattttgcttatttatttcacTGGCAAATGTCACATGCTGGTGACTTGCTCAGGTTTACTTTGCTTAGCCTAGAGAATATTGCCTTCTTCTTAAATGTTTTAATTAGTAGCCAGCCTTAAAAAGCAGGAAACTTCACATTAAACGTAATGACTTCTGCATTCCCTTGAAAATCAGAAGATCTACAACAACAAACATGGATTATACTCTTTAAAAGCAGTCTAGGCTCTCCAGTTTACCTCAGTTTCTGTTATTCcctaatgatttattttttacccaTCTAAATCCcactcatttatttaaaaattttgtcctcCTATAATACCATCTTCCAAAAAGTAAGATATATAAGTAAAGATTGCAAAGTTTAGATAACTTCCCAACAGATGGGGCcaactgaaggaagaaaaaaaaatgtaaattttcttcTCATGCTTTAGAATTTTAGGGCCTTTCAAGAAATGGAAGCTTCTTGGTTTGGGGACATTGATTAGGGTCACCACTGTCTGGCTTTAACAACCCCAGATCCCATTCTGAGCTGGTTGCTTTTTGACTTTTAGAGATAATGGACAGAaggtgtggatgtggctcaagcagttgaacacctgcttcccgcGGTCCTGGattcggtccccagtgcctcctgaaaaaataaaaacaaaagaaaatcaataggcagaacaaacaaaaaaccaactcaggggagctgatgtggctcagtggttgagctctggctccCCACATACCAGGTCTtgcgttcaatccccaggcctcatacctcaaaaaaattaattaattaataaggaTAATGGAAATACAAGTAAAAAAGGTGCTTTTTGTATGGAAGTAATGGATTTGTTCCAAATGAATGTTGGGTATGAAAGAAGATAAATAAGCAAACACCTTTAGCTAAAACAAAAATCATTGCATGTTTCCACTGCTGATATGGAAACTACTGATCGGTGTCaccattctctgagtttactagTTCCTGGTTCCTGTTCTGGAGTTAGTTTTTGGGTGGATGATGTTTGAACATACTGTTGATattaaaagataatgaaaatgccAAGAATAATATCTACAAAAGTAACAGTGTTTCATTCCGAATGAATGCTATGCATGAGAGAGAATGAATAAGCAAACTGTGACCGTAATCACCTTTAGTCCTAATACAGAAAAGTTCTTACCATTTTTTGTTcaacctttgccagtcagatgaaaatcaCAGAttccttactaagtctacactcatctgtgaattatttaataaacatgtcacacctgtaccaacacatccccacaagaataatgttttttggaaTTTCAATTCAATCTTACAGACCTTTTTAAGAACCTCTGAATTTAAGAGTAGTAGCTCATAAAAAGGATAGTTTTAATATACCAATAGAGATTTAGTTTCTAGGCTGCCAAGAACTAAGATCAGGCTCATCCCATTGACCTTGAAGAAAGGTAAACAAAGGTTTTACTGGAGTTGTTCCCCAAAGCCATAGGTctgcagaattttttaaaatatattttttagttatttttaaaagatgcctaGGGGAAGCAAAGTTGGCCTAATGGataaggcgtccgcctaccacatgggaggtccaaggttcaaaccagggcctcctgacccgtgtgatgagctggcccatgcgcagtgctgatgtgctcaaggagtgccgtgccatgcaggggtgtcccccgcggaggggagccccacgcgcaaggagtgcaccctgtaaggagagccgcccagcgcgaaacaaagtgcagcctgcccaagaatggcaccacacacacggagaactgacacaagatgacacaacaaaaagaaatacagattcccatgctgctgataaggatagaagcggtcacagaagaacacacagtgaatagacacagagagcagacaacgatgggcggggggtggagaggaaggggagagaaataaaaaatcttaaaaaaaaaaaagatccctagatacataaaatgttacataaaaatatataaaggattcccatatgccccactccccacacctcccacccttcgccacgttaacaacttctttcattagtgtagtacattcattggaatggatgaacacattttgaaacattgccactaatcatggattatagtttacattgtagtttatacactCTCCCACTCAATTATGTAAGTTATGGCcaaatatataatgacccatgTCTGTCACTACAATGTcacgcaggacaattccaagtcttgaaattgcccccatattactcctctgtgtctctcttcctgacctcagcatctccagtggtcactgtctccacatcaataataaaatttcttctattgctagaatcacaataagtccgtagtagaataccagtaagtccactctagtccatattttattccccagtcctgaggtttctgggatggtgatgcatattccacctctaattgaggagGTATTTGgtcccatgtggctgatggatgggactctcttgcttgcaattgtagactctcttggttccttggtgtggtggttgtccatcttcacctccttcttagttgtcctgggtgagtccaatgaactggagagtaggagttgcatcTCTGCTGTGGCttagggaccagctggcacatggacaacccagagattcaagtctcttggatgtacacttaccaactccatcaccaactacaggttcataTAAAGAGTACAGAAgtagcatgtgtagagaagtcatatctgagtccaactctgtcataccagGAAGCataactccaaagtagggcccactggcgaggcaccaaccactgagctatctgccatggccataggatctgggtgtctccagaggtCTGCAGAATATAAAGTGGTCAAACTGTCTACTCCATTTCCTTGTTGAATCAATGGTGTTTATTTCCAACAGGGCTACTACATTTTTCTTAAAGGATTTAAGCTACCACCAGAATGGAATTACTGTTTCTACTAAATTTAAAACATGATTTGTACACCAGTCTAAAACTTCTAAATAATAGAATATTAATGCCTGCATCTTCCAATATTCACAAAGACTTCCATGGGCGATtagagtgtaaaatataatgaagTTGACAATTTGATCTCTTAGGCAGGCTTTGTTTTCTTATCTGGAAAATGAACTTGGTAAAGACACTTGTAGTTATGCAAGTCAATGTTATTCAGGTTCTAATTGCAAGGTTTAAtttataagtaaaagaaaagggTATTTCAAACAAACAGAAGATTAAAGAATATGACTTGTGTGCCCACCACTCAACTTTAATAGATAAGTTCTTATCtgtttcaaatatttatgaaatattatagTGGAGGCCCCCATACATCCCTACACGATACtgttctctttcttccctctgctGAGTTAACAATTCTTAATTCCCGTGCATGGTTTTACACTTTTATGAAATACATGTGGagagatagtttttaaaatatagcacatttttacatttttaaaactacaaacaATGTCACCCTTGATATATCGTTCTGCAACTTATCTCTAAAGTTATTCAAATGACAGGCGGATCTGTGGTTTAATCCACTGTAACTGCTATAAAGGAGTTAACATTTGAACACCTATTATTCTAAATGTTTTCCTTAAGTTAACTCATTAAGTCATTTCAATAGTCCTAAGAGTTGGGTactattttattcccattttacacatgaggaagtGATACATGGAGAAGTTAAATAACCTACCCAGAGCTTCACAGCTAGTAAGTAGCATGTAACCTGAATGGAATTAGACTGAAAGATAAGAGTTCAGGGCTCCATTGtaaataaaacatgggactgtataacacagggaatcctgtgaTGAAAGATGGACTGTGCTTaacaaaatatgagaacattctctcatgaattctaatgaatatataaatgctaataaagggtgttaataattgagtGCATTGGtggaaaaatatactaaatgtaagatatgagctatagttagtagtaatattttgacaatgtttttttaatctagtTTCTAGTTAAGTACTGTCATGGGTTGCCTGTTCTAAGGATCCTCACCAAAGGGTCTTGGAATTATGGAATCCAAGGCAATCCAAACAGGTTAAGTGTTGGTAAGTTCCAGGGAGGATAAGAATTGTCAAAGGGAGGTTCATTTCTGGACTTTGTAAGGTTGTTGTCGATAGCATTTGTTATAGTATCAAAATCAGATGAGCTAAAAGTtttaaagaagtgaaaatttGCACATTGGAATGAAAAAAAGTCTCATTTTGGGTCAGCCCATTGTTGTCCAACTACTTTAAGAATAGTAGtcttaccaccaccaccactatcttCCTGCCCgctatttgaaaatgttttaaagaataaTTCTCTTTACAGTTTCTCCCTGTGCTGAACTTTAGTGCCTCATCATTGGGAAATATATTCTAAGCAGAGAACATTAGCCCTAATAAGCTTTATGAAGAAGTTGCCCAAAACTCCTTTAAGCAGAAATCAGGAGTCCTCAATCTTttaaaagattccatttataaaatattataatggaAAGCTAATAATGTTATTCTATTGATCCTGAAGGTATAACAAAGTTTAATAAGTTTCCCCCAAAGCCATAGGGCCATAGTGTCTACattaaaaatccaaatttttctttaaaattttttcaatgcAATTATACCCATTTAGATAAGTTATCTAAATCACAAAGTGTTTGGTCTTTTATAGAATAAAGAACTATATAACTTAggtcagaaatatttttaagttaaaaaggtGTGACCTTAAAGAGTTGCATTCTGAATGCTTTTGCTATTCTTCCTGTTTCTCTAAGTATCTCCTAATCTTTTGAGAGGCATGTGTGAGATATATGTTCAAGTCCTGACTTGCCATTTTCTAGCTACGTGATCTTGGGCATATTAACCACTGAGTTCTAGTTAATTCATTTTACTGTGTCCTAGTTGAGTTCCCCAAAAGCAAAAATTCAAAAGGGGATTTATGGGCATGAGATTTACTATAGATCTCTTAGTAAGGGAATAGGAGAAGCAGGACATAGAAGGTGAAGACCACAAGCAAGGACTGTATTTCAGGCAGAGTCCTGCCTCAGTAGGACCTGTAAGAAGCACCAAAGTGTAAATCCTGCCTCAGTTTATCCCTGACTCAGTGAACTGAGCTGAGCTTTCATATTCCACATCACATAACCATTGTGGTAGAGGACATCTTACAAATTCCTATGCTCAGTTGGGGTCATTAGAATTCAAAGCACACAAAAACTGGGGAAGTAATACACAGAAATGATGTGAGGGGATCCAAGGAGATCTAGGATCCCCTCACATCAGGTGGGCATCTGTAATAACCAAATGATACAAATAAATACCTTATTGGACTGAGGAACCATGCAAAGAAATATTGTTCTGGGCCTCAGACCAAGCTGAGCTTCATTTTCCCAACTTTTGCTTTAACAAGTAGTTTTTAGAAGTAAACTGAGAATTGGTTGGTCCATTCCACTCCCCTGGAAATAATATACATCAAAGGAATTTTACCAGTGACTCCTTTGTGCATTTTACAATTGAGGGCTGATTGAAAAATCATTCCATATGAGAAAAACTAGTGACACAAAAAGACCTTTTAAGTTGAAATATGTCATGTCATGGAGgagttttaaagaaatttaaacaaCAAGTAGATCAAATCAAAATTTGAATCTTTGTACTAAGGTTGTTATAGATTAGCGATATTggccagactcagactttgaataaagttccaattgagagctttattagccacgcggtgactgcctcatcctacgcagaggagagagcagccccgagtttcagggaagaggtgtttttaataaccttttaggagggggagggggtttactagtaagcgagcaagcaagcaggcacagaagcagaacactgtggttagctgaaggtAGCgtatctatttttatctttttaaaagtccCATGtcatttattggcacttttcttgggagcagccctaagccctaagttatttattggcactcttcttgAGTGCAGTCctaagccctaagttatttatttatctgaaggcacttgcaattcctatttcctaatgtagttctattcctattttcccaatgtggccttacccttacatgtCTCCCTTTCCTTTATGGTAATTCAAATCTTTGAATTTCTTCATAGGTAGGCACTAACTGATAGGGGGCATTTAAAACTATAAGTTTAacagtttggaaatttttttgtattaatttttaaattactgattatATATGGGCCACAGGTAAGCAGTACAAGGAGGATAATCAGGGGCCCTGCTAAAGCAGTGATGAGGGTTGTGAG
Coding sequences:
- the OOSP3 gene encoding LOW QUALITY PROTEIN: oocyte-secreted protein 3 (The sequence of the model RefSeq protein was modified relative to this genomic sequence to represent the inferred CDS: inserted 1 base in 1 codon; deleted 1 base in 1 codon; substituted 1 base at 1 genomic stop codon), with the translated sequence MAVFGSILFSKNHFLHSDEVSLGTDCPLTNITKKAYEFXPATKCGIQKVFFSYGMIFQSALNCKMHKGVTGKIPLMYIISRGVEWTNQFSNIFPNDEALKFSTGRNCKENYSLKHFQIAGRKIVVVVVRLLFLNSSDFDTITNAIDNNLTKSRNEPPFDNSYPPWNLPTLNLFGLPWIPXFQDPLVRILRTGNP